From Rhizobium sp. BT03, one genomic window encodes:
- a CDS encoding alpha/beta hydrolase, producing the protein MTHPVSAYSMPGTCFFDLAPAAGGEPYRIFLSIPAQTPPAAGWPLLVMTDGNATFPFAVASLVTQAPYPTGTNVGWGVIAAIGYPTDEPYDALRRSWDLGPPPVKSYPPFVEGGPPVVIGGTGELVDFIESELIPRIAEMVTLDPLCRSLFGHSFGGLFTLYALFERPGLFANWIAASPTIYWENSEILNNEARRQLIPGHAAFLHLSAGEYEGDELAPFQYRNEDAAIRLEKRKAERTILLAQEMAERLASTADGLRAEFELYAGQTHMSVLAAAVNRAVGIAFTVGGSTDT; encoded by the coding sequence ATGACTCATCCTGTCTCCGCCTATTCAATGCCCGGAACCTGCTTTTTCGATCTGGCCCCGGCTGCAGGCGGCGAGCCTTACCGCATATTCCTGTCCATTCCGGCGCAGACGCCGCCGGCGGCAGGATGGCCGCTTCTGGTGATGACCGACGGCAACGCCACGTTCCCCTTCGCGGTGGCCAGCCTGGTCACGCAGGCACCTTATCCCACGGGCACGAATGTCGGCTGGGGGGTGATCGCGGCAATCGGCTATCCCACAGACGAGCCCTATGATGCGCTCCGCCGGTCTTGGGACCTCGGTCCTCCGCCGGTCAAATCCTATCCGCCTTTCGTTGAGGGCGGTCCCCCGGTGGTCATCGGAGGGACCGGTGAACTGGTGGATTTCATCGAGAGCGAGCTGATACCGCGTATTGCGGAGATGGTGACCCTGGATCCGCTGTGCCGATCGCTTTTCGGGCATTCCTTCGGCGGCCTCTTTACCCTTTATGCCCTGTTCGAACGTCCGGGTCTGTTTGCCAATTGGATTGCGGCCAGCCCGACCATCTATTGGGAGAACAGTGAAATCCTCAACAACGAGGCGCGGCGTCAACTTATCCCGGGACATGCCGCCTTCCTGCATTTGTCCGCCGGAGAATACGAAGGCGATGAGCTGGCCCCCTTTCAATATCGGAACGAGGATGCCGCCATACGCCTGGAGAAGAGGAAGGCGGAGCGGACGATCCTCCTGGCGCAGGAGATGGCGGAGCGATTGGCCAGCACGGCCGACGGATTGCGTGCCGAATTCGAGCTTTATGCCGGCCAGACCCATATGTCTGTTCTTGCGGCGGCCGTGAACCGGGCGGTCGGCATCGCCTTCACTGTCGGGGGATCGACCGACACGTGA
- a CDS encoding LacI family DNA-binding transcriptional regulator, with amino-acid sequence MRQPKTPKSNKPAVDKPARVTMMDIAAAAGCSQAAVSFVLNDTPGTRISQQTRDRVWEAARALGYTGTTYTAKASYSGLDNVIGFAVDQLATSPEAIVAIEGARQASWNAGNVLLVAQTLSDPVMEPKAIKALTSGGISALIYMTIYTRQVELPSYVGKLNIPTVLLNCYTADHAFPAVVPSEIAGGQSSTRHLVTHGHHRIATITGEIWMQAAQDRLTGYRRALATADIPFDPDLVIEGDWSAGAGYAATMKLLALKEPPTAIFCQNDRTAIGCYEALKDAGLRIPQDMSVVGYDDEEISRHLVPPLTTSVLPHLAMGQWAIEHLNPETTPGKRYPIAKLECSLVKRHSVAAPRAEARQIVDGLKTSP; translated from the coding sequence ATGCGACAACCCAAGACCCCAAAGAGCAATAAGCCCGCCGTGGACAAGCCTGCCCGCGTGACGATGATGGATATCGCCGCCGCGGCCGGCTGCTCGCAGGCGGCCGTCTCCTTCGTTCTCAACGACACACCCGGCACCCGTATCTCGCAGCAGACCCGCGACCGCGTATGGGAGGCGGCGCGCGCGCTCGGCTACACCGGGACGACCTATACGGCGAAGGCCTCCTATTCCGGGCTGGACAATGTGATCGGTTTCGCCGTGGATCAGCTTGCCACCAGCCCGGAAGCGATCGTTGCGATCGAAGGCGCGCGGCAAGCCTCCTGGAACGCCGGCAATGTCCTGCTGGTCGCCCAGACGCTCAGCGACCCCGTCATGGAGCCGAAAGCCATCAAGGCGTTGACCAGCGGCGGCATATCGGCGCTCATCTATATGACGATCTATACCCGCCAGGTCGAGCTTCCGTCCTATGTCGGCAAGCTCAACATCCCGACGGTCCTCTTGAATTGTTATACGGCGGACCATGCTTTTCCGGCCGTGGTGCCGAGCGAGATCGCGGGAGGCCAGAGCTCCACCCGGCATCTGGTCACGCACGGGCACCATCGCATCGCGACGATCACCGGCGAAATCTGGATGCAGGCCGCGCAGGACCGGCTGACGGGATATCGCCGGGCGCTGGCGACCGCCGATATCCCTTTCGATCCGGACCTGGTCATCGAAGGCGACTGGTCGGCCGGTGCCGGCTATGCCGCCACGATGAAACTGCTTGCTCTGAAAGAGCCGCCGACCGCGATCTTCTGCCAGAACGACCGCACCGCCATCGGCTGCTACGAAGCGCTCAAGGATGCGGGGCTTCGCATTCCCCAGGACATGTCGGTGGTGGGTTATGACGACGAAGAAATTTCACGGCATCTCGTCCCGCCGCTGACGACATCGGTCCTTCCTCATCTTGCCATGGGGCAATGGGCGATCGAACATCTCAACCCGGAAACAACGCCCGGCAAACGCTATCCAATTGCCAAGCTCGAATGCTCGCTCGTCAAGCGCCATTCCGTCGCCGCGCCGCGGGCCGAAGCGCGGCAGATCGTCGATGGTTTAAAGACCTCGCCATAG
- a CDS encoding sugar-binding protein: MKQLKRNAALFFAGLMLSAAPAAVSHAADKPTLAFVVNGASDFWKAAEAGVKKAQGEMPDYQMELKYPEQAAVAIQQRLMEDLVSAGVKGIMVSAVDPKTQTDGLNKIGSQTALFTTDSDAPKTNRVAYIGSSNVDAGKQAAEIAKKAMPDGGKCMGFVGLLGADNARERIEGMKEGLKGTKIELVDVRGDDIDQTRAKKNVEDALVASPDLTCMVGFYSYNTPRIYEALRDAGKLGQITVVGFDDDPITLGGVKEGTIAATVVQQPFEWAYQGMKLMAAYLKGDKSGVPADGLIIIPTVIIGKDDVDKYAANLKAMAGK; this comes from the coding sequence ATGAAACAGCTGAAACGCAATGCAGCCCTGTTCTTCGCCGGTTTGATGCTGAGCGCGGCGCCGGCTGCCGTATCGCATGCCGCCGACAAGCCGACACTTGCATTCGTCGTCAACGGAGCGTCCGACTTCTGGAAGGCCGCAGAGGCCGGCGTGAAGAAGGCGCAGGGCGAAATGCCTGATTACCAGATGGAATTGAAATATCCTGAGCAGGCGGCCGTCGCCATTCAGCAGCGTCTGATGGAAGATCTCGTCAGCGCCGGCGTCAAGGGAATCATGGTCTCCGCCGTCGATCCCAAGACCCAGACGGACGGCCTCAATAAGATCGGCTCGCAGACGGCTCTGTTCACCACTGACAGCGACGCGCCGAAGACCAACCGCGTCGCCTATATCGGTTCCTCGAATGTCGACGCCGGCAAGCAGGCCGCCGAAATCGCCAAGAAGGCGATGCCGGACGGTGGCAAGTGCATGGGTTTCGTCGGTCTGCTCGGCGCCGATAACGCCCGCGAACGCATCGAAGGGATGAAGGAAGGGCTCAAGGGTACCAAGATCGAGCTGGTCGATGTTCGCGGTGACGACATCGACCAGACGCGCGCCAAGAAGAACGTCGAGGATGCGCTGGTGGCCAGCCCCGACCTGACCTGCATGGTCGGCTTCTACTCCTACAACACGCCGCGCATCTATGAGGCGCTGCGCGACGCCGGCAAACTCGGCCAGATCACCGTCGTCGGCTTCGATGACGATCCGATCACGCTCGGCGGCGTCAAGGAAGGCACGATCGCGGCAACCGTCGTACAGCAGCCGTTCGAATGGGCCTATCAGGGCATGAAATTGATGGCTGCCTACCTCAAGGGCGACAAGTCAGGCGTTCCCGCCGATGGCCTGATCATCATCCCGACGGTGATCATCGGCAAGGATGACGTTGACAAATATGCTGCCAACCTGAAGGCCATGGCTGGAAAGTAA
- a CDS encoding sugar ABC transporter ATP-binding protein — protein MNHSSDIPLPGAPGTPFLSLSGVGKTYPGVVALEGLSMDIMPGEVIGLVGENGAGKSTLMKILGGVIAPDRGTILLDGAEHRSFTVESSISSGIAFVHQELNLFDNLDVAANIFLGREPLKAGPFRLVDRDRLRDMVKPLLKRVGAHFSADTPVASLSLAEQQMVEIAKALSINARLVIFDEPTSSLPLAETERLLSIIKSLKAEGISVIFISHRLHEVERVADRVVVLRDGTLVGTLARKDIGHDQMVKLMIGRVLAARTAKPQRSPGSVALKASGVRTEAHPGRPVDLEIRYGEIMGLAGLVGSGRTELARVFFGVDRSYGGTILQDGQEISVRSARDAVARGIFLVPEDRKRNGILLDFPIAQNITLADLPKHSSRFMLSADRETAAAEKQRLRLAIKAPSVSTRTGTLSGGNQQKVVLAKWLSMSPRVMIFDEPTRGIDIGAKNEIYGLMRALADAGVAILMISSDMEEVIGVSDRIAVMHEGRIAGILEEDEFSQESVLLLAVGKRVE, from the coding sequence ATGAACCATAGTTCCGACATCCCGTTACCGGGCGCGCCCGGAACGCCATTCCTTTCGCTTTCCGGCGTCGGCAAGACCTATCCGGGCGTCGTTGCGCTCGAAGGCCTGTCAATGGACATCATGCCAGGCGAGGTCATCGGCCTTGTCGGCGAAAACGGCGCTGGAAAATCGACGCTGATGAAGATTCTCGGCGGCGTGATCGCCCCCGACCGGGGCACGATCCTGCTCGACGGGGCGGAGCACCGGTCCTTCACTGTGGAATCGAGCATCTCATCCGGCATCGCCTTCGTGCATCAGGAACTCAATCTCTTCGACAATCTAGACGTTGCGGCCAATATCTTCCTCGGCCGCGAGCCGCTGAAGGCCGGACCTTTCAGGCTCGTCGATCGCGATCGGCTGCGAGACATGGTGAAGCCGCTGCTGAAGCGCGTCGGGGCGCATTTTTCCGCCGACACGCCGGTGGCGTCGCTTTCCCTTGCCGAGCAGCAGATGGTGGAAATCGCCAAGGCGCTGTCCATCAACGCCAGGCTCGTCATTTTCGACGAGCCGACGTCCAGCCTGCCGCTGGCCGAAACCGAACGGCTTCTCAGCATTATCAAATCGCTGAAAGCCGAAGGCATCAGCGTCATTTTCATCTCGCATCGCCTCCACGAGGTCGAGCGCGTCGCCGACCGGGTCGTCGTGCTGCGCGACGGGACGCTTGTCGGCACGCTCGCCAGGAAAGACATCGGCCATGACCAGATGGTCAAGCTGATGATCGGCCGGGTGCTTGCGGCCCGGACTGCAAAACCGCAGCGCTCGCCGGGCTCGGTGGCGCTGAAGGCAAGCGGCGTGCGCACCGAGGCCCATCCCGGCCGTCCCGTCGATCTGGAAATCCGCTATGGAGAAATCATGGGGCTGGCGGGCCTCGTCGGGTCGGGCCGTACCGAGCTTGCAAGGGTATTCTTCGGTGTCGACCGGAGCTACGGCGGAACCATCCTGCAGGACGGGCAGGAAATTTCCGTCCGTTCCGCCCGCGACGCCGTCGCTCGCGGCATTTTCCTGGTGCCGGAGGATCGCAAGCGCAACGGCATTCTTCTCGATTTCCCGATCGCCCAGAACATCACCCTTGCCGATCTTCCCAAGCATTCCAGCCGCTTCATGCTTTCTGCCGACCGGGAGACGGCGGCGGCCGAAAAACAGCGGCTTCGCCTCGCGATCAAGGCGCCTTCCGTTTCGACACGAACCGGCACGCTATCCGGCGGCAACCAGCAGAAGGTGGTGCTGGCCAAATGGCTGTCGATGAGCCCGAGGGTGATGATCTTCGACGAGCCGACGCGCGGCATCGATATCGGTGCGAAGAACGAGATCTACGGCCTGATGCGGGCGCTTGCCGATGCCGGGGTGGCGATCCTGATGATATCAAGCGACATGGAAGAGGTGATCGGCGTTTCCGACCGCATCGCCGTCATGCACGAGGGCCGGATCGCCGGCATATTGGAAGAGGACGAATTCAGCCAGGAAAGCGTCCTTTTGCTTGCTGTCGGCAAAAGGGTAGAATAG
- a CDS encoding ABC transporter permease — MVKKDLGLLLLIVVVGIVVAIINPRFLLPINLANTANLIGLFGILSIGQAFVIITGGIELSVGSLVALLGVLFVDFIAVQDMSWMLALPLILALGAVIGAVHGWLITRLNLQPFVVTLCGLLIYRGAARFYTADGTAGFAFGQNFPDLEFLTAGRFYGVPNTFITLVIITVVMWIMLHRSVFGRYLYAIGKNEEAARYSGIRTGRMIMSAYVICGLLTALSAIYFAMYTRSISPASHGQFYELYAIAAAVLGGFSLRGGEGSIVGVVLGTVLLQELQNLVNLLGIPSSLNFAVMGGVILIGVLIDQQWHAIRVQRRIVSAARQTEARHSNEGSLPVAANQD; from the coding sequence ATGGTCAAAAAAGATCTCGGACTGCTGCTTTTGATCGTCGTCGTCGGCATCGTCGTCGCCATCATCAATCCGCGCTTCCTGCTGCCGATCAATCTCGCCAACACCGCCAACCTGATCGGCCTGTTCGGCATCTTGTCGATCGGCCAGGCCTTCGTCATCATAACTGGCGGTATCGAGCTTTCCGTAGGCTCGCTCGTCGCCCTTCTCGGCGTGCTGTTCGTCGATTTCATCGCCGTCCAGGATATGTCGTGGATGCTGGCGCTGCCGCTCATTCTCGCGCTTGGCGCGGTCATAGGCGCCGTCCACGGCTGGCTGATCACCCGGCTCAACCTGCAGCCCTTCGTCGTCACCCTCTGCGGCCTGCTGATTTATCGCGGCGCAGCGCGCTTCTACACCGCCGACGGGACGGCGGGCTTTGCGTTCGGCCAGAATTTCCCGGACCTCGAATTCCTGACCGCCGGACGATTCTACGGCGTGCCCAACACCTTCATCACGCTCGTCATCATCACCGTAGTGATGTGGATCATGCTGCATCGCTCCGTCTTCGGGCGTTATCTTTACGCGATCGGGAAGAACGAGGAAGCGGCCCGCTATTCCGGTATCCGCACCGGCCGCATGATCATGTCGGCCTATGTCATTTGCGGGCTGCTGACTGCGCTTTCGGCGATTTATTTCGCCATGTACACACGCTCGATCTCGCCGGCGAGCCATGGCCAGTTCTACGAACTCTACGCGATTGCCGCCGCCGTCCTCGGCGGCTTTTCGCTGCGCGGCGGGGAGGGCTCGATCGTCGGCGTCGTGCTCGGCACGGTCCTGCTCCAGGAGCTGCAGAATCTCGTCAATCTGCTTGGCATCCCGTCGTCGCTGAATTTCGCCGTCATGGGCGGCGTGATCCTTATCGGCGTCCTGATCGACCAGCAATGGCACGCCATCCGTGTACAGCGCCGCATCGTCTCCGCCGCCCGGCAGACCGAAGCCCGTCATTCGAACGAAGGCAGTTTGCCGGTGGCTGCCAATCAGGATTAA